A region of the Stieleria neptunia genome:
GGCTGCGCAAAGCCCGCGAGGACGGCCAAATCGGATTCAGTGCGGAATTGGTCGGGGGAGTGATCCTGGCGACGACCGCGTTTTTCTATTGGTCCTTGGGCGATTGGTTCTTCGGCACCATCACCGGATCCATCGAACACCGCGTGACCGAATTCGAAGAAGTCGTGGTCGATCCCCGTTTGCTGGTCAAAGCCTTCATCGATGAAACCCTCCGCATCGGTGCGGCCGTGATGGCGATTGTCGCTCCCTTGGGCATCCTCGCCGCGGCCACCGGATTGCTGCAAACCAGTTTCAACCTCAGCTTCAAACCCCTGGAATTGAACGTCGACAAGCTGAGCGTGATCAAGGGGTTTAAGAAAATCTTCTCGATGCAGAGTGCCGTCCGCGGGGCGCTCTCACTCGCCAAGGCCGCCGTCATCGTCGCGATCGCGATCTTCGTCGGTCAATCCAAAATCGACCAGATCACGACCTCCGGATTCGGTTCGATCCAAGAGCTGATGTTCTTTCTGGGCGGACTGTTGATCCAATGCTCACTGGCCATCGCCGCCACGATCACCTTCATCGGCATGGTCGACTTGGGGTTCCAAAAATGGAAA
Encoded here:
- the flhB gene encoding flagellar biosynthesis protein FlhB; the encoded protein is MAENQDRDQRTEEATPQRLRKAREDGQIGFSAELVGGVILATTAFFYWSLGDWFFGTITGSIEHRVTEFEEVVVDPRLLVKAFIDETLRIGAAVMAIVAPLGILAAATGLLQTSFNLSFKPLELNVDKLSVIKGFKKIFSMQSAVRGALSLAKAAVIVAIAIFVGQSKIDQITTSGFGSIQELMFFLGGLLIQCSLAIAATITFIGMVDLGFQKWKHLEDMKMSRQDIKEEHKSSEGDPMVRARIKQLQAEMGRKRMLSDVPKASVVITNPTHFAVAVQYDRDNMDAPIVIAKGADFVAKKIIAIAKENGVPVVEKKPVARFLFKNVEIGNPIPFELYQAVAEILNFVNRMRSAI